In the Halobacteriovoraceae bacterium genome, one interval contains:
- a CDS encoding CreA family protein codes for MKLLAIFTIIFLNFSAQAEVIGEVSTTFKLIGPNHKIVIEVFDDPKVEGVSCHLSRAKTGGISGSLGLAEDLSDSSISCRQIGPISFKDTLKNGEEVFSKKTSLIFKKMQVIRFYDQKRNTLVYLTYSDRLIDGSPKNSISTVPIRNW; via the coding sequence ATGAAACTCCTAGCTATATTCACAATCATTTTTCTCAATTTTTCTGCTCAAGCTGAGGTTATTGGGGAAGTATCTACAACTTTCAAATTAATCGGTCCAAATCATAAGATAGTGATTGAAGTATTTGATGACCCAAAGGTTGAAGGTGTATCTTGCCATCTGTCTCGTGCAAAAACTGGTGGTATAAGTGGAAGTTTGGGTTTAGCAGAGGATTTATCAGACTCTTCAATTTCATGCAGGCAAATAGGTCCTATCAGTTTCAAAGATACACTTAAGAACGGAGAAGAGGTTTTTTCTAAAAAAACCTCTCTTATATTCAAAAAAATGCAAGTTATAAGATTTTACGATCAAAAACGAAATACTTTAGTCTATCTCACTTATTCAGATAGACTTATTGATGGATCACCTAAAAACTCAATTTCAACAGTACCAATTCGCAATTGGTAG
- a CDS encoding phosphoribosylformylglycinamidine cyclo-ligase produces MMISYEDAGVSIEKGDQLVARIKEKVKKTYGQNVVSGVGGFAALYKISKEKYLATGTDGVGTKIKLAIEMGIHNTIGIDLVAMCVNDIICTGAKPLFFLDYLATGKLDVEISSQIIDGIVEGCLQSEMALIGGETAEMPGMYNEGEYDLAGFAVGEVSQERIIDGRYVCEGDRIIGINSSGPHSNGFSLIRKLIRNDETDLCHQALTPTAIYVKLIHALLEKIPDHIKGIAHITGGGFTNIARINSRFDYKIDNYLNLPHKKFFNILKDRSNLSDAEMFKTFNMGIGLVLITNHPQSVLKVASEYDFTAIDLGSVYKGEGKIDFNGLKL; encoded by the coding sequence ATTATGATTAGTTATGAGGATGCGGGAGTGTCAATCGAAAAGGGCGATCAATTGGTTGCTCGAATCAAGGAAAAGGTAAAAAAAACTTATGGACAAAATGTTGTAAGTGGAGTCGGTGGGTTTGCAGCTCTGTATAAGATCTCAAAAGAGAAATACCTCGCAACAGGAACTGATGGGGTAGGTACAAAAATCAAGTTGGCAATCGAAATGGGAATACATAATACGATAGGAATTGATCTCGTTGCGATGTGTGTAAATGATATAATTTGTACTGGCGCTAAACCTCTTTTCTTTCTTGATTACTTGGCCACGGGAAAACTTGATGTTGAAATATCTTCACAGATTATTGATGGAATCGTTGAAGGATGTCTACAATCTGAAATGGCCCTGATTGGTGGGGAAACCGCAGAAATGCCTGGAATGTACAACGAAGGTGAATATGATCTTGCAGGATTCGCTGTTGGTGAGGTTTCGCAAGAGAGAATAATTGATGGGCGCTATGTTTGTGAGGGAGACCGTATTATTGGAATAAACTCTTCTGGCCCACACTCCAATGGCTTTTCTTTAATAAGAAAACTTATACGCAATGATGAAACTGATCTTTGTCATCAGGCACTCACTCCGACAGCAATTTATGTAAAACTTATACATGCTTTACTTGAAAAAATTCCAGATCATATCAAGGGAATAGCACATATAACAGGAGGTGGGTTTACAAATATTGCACGAATTAACTCACGTTTCGATTATAAAATAGATAATTATCTCAATCTTCCACATAAAAAGTTTTTTAATATATTAAAAGACAGATCAAATTTGAGTGATGCTGAAATGTTCAAAACATTTAATATGGGAATTGGATTAGTCCTTATAACAAATCATCCTCAGAGTGTTTTAAAAGTGGCCAGTGAATATGATTTTACGGCCATTGACCTTGGGTCAGTTTATAAGGGCGAAGGAAAGATTGATTTTAATGGCCTTAAATTATAG